The Planctomycetota bacterium DNA segment ATCGGCCACGATGGAGTCGTCGTTGCCGGTGTAGAGCGCGATGTCCCCGGCGCGGCCGGCTTCGGCGACGGCGCGGACCACGTCGATCGTCCGGTAGCGGTCGAAGGGGGCGATCTTGATCGCCACGACGTTGGGGATCTCCGCGAACCGGCGCCAGAAGGAGTGGGGGAGCACGCGCCCTCCCACGGAAGGCTGAAGGTAGAAGCCGAAGAGGGGCAGGATTTCCGCCACGGCGCGCGCGTGGTCGAGAAGGCGGTCTTCGGGGGCGTCCCGGAGCGCCGAGAGGCTGAGGAGTCCGGCGTGGTATCCGAGCTCGCGCGCGGTGGAAGCTTCCGCGACGGCCTGCGGAGTCGGGCCCACGACGCCCGCGATCCGGATCGCGTCGGGGGCGCGACGGCGGGTCTCCTCGGCCGCCAGCTCCAGCACGGGACGGTACAGCCCCGCCTCGCGGATCGCGAACTGCGTCGTGTGCACGCCGACGGCCAGCCCGCCGGCGCCCGCGGCCAGGTAGTAGCGGGTGAGGGCGCGCTGGCGGCGCTCGTCGAGCGTTCGGCGGCGCGTGAGGGCCAGGGGGTGGGCGGGGATCGCCGTGCCGCGGCGCAGCCGCGCGAGGATCCCGGCCGGAGGCCGAGGGAACCG contains these protein-coding regions:
- a CDS encoding dihydrodipicolinate synthase family protein, producing MASSSRFPRPPAGILARLRRGTAIPAHPLALTRRRTLDERRQRALTRYYLAAGAGGLAVGVHTTQFAIREAGLYRPVLELAAEETRRRAPDAIRIAGVVGPTPQAVAEASTARELGYHAGLLSLSALRDAPEDRLLDHARAVAEILPLFGFYLQPSVGGRVLPHSFWRRFAEIPNVVAIKIAPFDRYRTIDVVRAVAEAGRAGDIALYTGNDDSIVADLLTEFRVGGARQRIVGGLLGHWAVWTRRAVELLEEIHAAPGPTPELLARGAEITDANAAFFDAAHGFRGCIAGLHEVLRRQGLLEGIECLDPHEGLSPGQKEEIDRVYRAYPHLHDDDFVARHRDEWLR